TCCGCTCATCATTTGGAGGAGTTGCTTATGCATTCTATTATTAATTTCCATAATGCCTCGCCGATTTTGCCGGTAAATAATTTAGAAATTTCCATCCAATATTATTCCGAAAAGCTGGGATTTATGCTTGACTGGAAAGAGCCTGAGATCATGGCTTCGGTTTCCCGCGGGCCGTGTAATCTTATGTTGTGTGAAGGTGACCAAGGCCACTCAGGTACTTGGGTGTGGATCGGTGTTGGCGATGTGGAAGCACTGCACGAAGAATTTAAAAAATCCGGCACGATCATCCGTAACCCTCCGACCAATTACTATTGGGCATTCGAAATGCAAGTGCAGGATCCCGACGGCAACGTTTTACGTTTCGGATCCGATTCCAAGAAAGGCGAGTCTTACGGACCATGGCTCGATATGCATGGAAAATATTGGCCTGCACAAAAATAAACATTCGCTTGGTAAAGAAATGAAAGCTGTTCCATTACTCCTTGCACTTCTATTGCTGACCGGTTGTGCGCACAAAGAAATCCGGATGTATGAACCAGGAAAAACTCCTACGACAATCTTGGATTCAGTCGTTGTAATGAGTAAG
The sequence above is drawn from the bacterium genome and encodes:
- a CDS encoding VOC family protein, encoding MHSIINFHNASPILPVNNLEISIQYYSEKLGFMLDWKEPEIMASVSRGPCNLMLCEGDQGHSGTWVWIGVGDVEALHEEFKKSGTIIRNPPTNYYWAFEMQVQDPDGNVLRFGSDSKKGESYGPWLDMHGKYWPAQK